The genomic DNA CACGCGGCGGTCTTCAGGGCCATGACGAGCTCCACCGGCGTGAGCACCAGCCGCTCGACCGCCGTAAAGGTCACCGCCCGCATCGAAGGGGTCGCCGTCATGCCGGCGGCGAGGAAGACCTTTAGGTCTGCCGAGCGCACGGGCCCATAGACCACCGAGAACCCGCACCCCTTGCGCACGTCCTTTGCCGACACGCCGGGGGCGCCGAGCTGGGGCAGGATCAGCCGGCGGTGGGTCACGACCCGCGCAAGGCAGGTCGCCAGCACCCGGCCCACGATCTCCGCCGTTCCGAAGGTACCCTTCCCCGCGGCGCACCACACGTTGATGCCGTGGGTCTCGAGCACGAGAATCCAGGCGTCGAGCCCGGCGGCGTCGCGGCGCAGGGCGTCGAAGGTCATCTTGTAGTTGGCGGTCACGAGCACCGGGGAGTCCGGTCCCGGAGTCCCGACGGCATAGAGGCCCGGGGCGAGCCGATACCGATTTCTGCCGATGCTCCAGCGCATCTGCCACCGGCCGACCACGTCCGCGCGGTCCAGGTGCGTCCTGACCCGGGGCACGGGCCCCGCCGGCGTCTCGAGCCAGCCCTCCACGAAGGGCCACAGGTGGTACCCGGGGAGCTCCCTGCCCGCTGGGGAGTGCGGTTCTGGGGTGGGCTCTTCGGCGGTGGGGCAGCAGGCTGGCTCGGCCATCGGCAGTTTCGCCGCTGCGACAGGACCGCAGCCGGTCTCCGGCCTGGGGGGCGGCGCCCCATTGCGGACGGATGTTTCGGCGCTGGCGGACGCGCAGCAGTTCGACCCGGCCTTGGCGTTCATCGTGCGGTCTTTCCTCAGATCTCTCGGCCCGCCGGGCCGTCGGGAGGGCTTCAGGTTGTCCCCGAGCAGGCGCAGGAACTGCCTACGGCGGTGAAGAGCCGGCGCAGGCGGGGCCAGACGGCCAGAGCGATGAGCACCGCCGCGCTCGCGGCTCCCACCGCGGGAGGAAAGACCTCGGCGGTGGCCCCGACCATCGCCTGGGCGGAGAGTCCCAGGGCGCCGTAGACCCAGTTGAGGCTGGCCCCTGCGGCCAGGGCGCCGCAGGAAATGGCGGCGAGGTAACGCAGGGTCGTCTTCACCCCCAGGGTTCCCGCCACCACCGTCAGCGACGCCGCGCTGGTGGCGGGTCCGGCCAGCAGATACACCAGGGCTGCCCCCGGGCTCAAGCCCTTGAGGACCAGGGCGGCGGCGATGGGCGTGGCGGCGGTGGCGCACGTGTACATGGGGATCCCGACCACCAACATGGCGAGCAGGGGAAGAAGCCCGCTCCCCAGGTGGGCCTCCACGAGCTCCGCCGGCACGAGCACGTGGATGAGCCCGGCCCCCAGAAATCCCACGGCCAGCCAGGGCGCCAAGTCTCCGAGCAGGTCGCCGAAGGCGTGCCGGAGCCCCTCCCGCGCCCTGGCCAGGCGTCCCGCGGACTCCTGCGGGGAGTGCTCCCGGCAACCGCAGGAGGAGGGCGGGGGCTCGGGGCTCGGCTCGTCGCGGCCGAAGATGCTCTCCGCCGTGCCCGCCGCCACGGCCGTGGCGAAGGCCGCCACCGGGCGTGCCACGGTCATCACCGGGTCCATGAGGGCGTACGTGAGGGCCATGGAGTCGACCCCCGTCTCCGGGGTGGAGACGAGGAAGGAGACCGTGGCCCCTTTGCTGGCCCCCTTCTTCCGCAGCCCAAGGGCCGCGGGGAGGACGCCGCAGGAGCACAGCGGGAGCGGAATTCCGAAGAGCGCAGCCTTCACCACCGGGCGGATCCTGCCCGTCCCCAGGTGGCGCGCCACGCCCTCGGAGGAGACGAAGGCGTGGAGCACGCCTGCGGCCAAGAAGCCGAAGAGGAGGTAGGGAGCGGAGTCGGCCAGCACGTGCCAGCTTGCTCCGAGCACCTCCCACAAGAACTCACGCCAGGGCAAAGCGGTCCTCCATCACGTGCCGGAGCCCCTCGGCAAAGAGGGTGCGCACGTGGTCGTCGTCGAGGCTGTAGAAGGCGAGCTTTCCTTCCCGCCGGGCCTTGACCAGGCGGTGGGCTCGCAGGATGCGCAGTTGGTGGGACACGGCGCTGGGGGTCACGTCGAAGAGCTCCGCGAGATCGCACACGCACAGCTCCCGGCGGGAGAGGGCGAGCAGCACCCGCACCCGGGTGGGATCCCCCAGGACCCGGAACGTCTCCGCCAGAGCCTCGGCGGGGGCCTCGGCCAGAGCCCGCCGGGCTTCCTCCACCGCCTCGGGGTGCACGAGTCGTTCGTCGCACTGTTCCACGGCCGCTCCTGCATGTCTGAACATATGCTCAGGCATTGAAGCGGAAGTGGGGCTCCCGAGTCAAGGGTCATGTTGTGCGGCGTGAGGGTGCGGCCGGACGGCGGCCGCGCAGGCGCGCAGGAAATCGCTACCGGGATCGCTCCCAGTGTCGCTATCGCTATCGCTATCGGTATCGCTATCGGTATCGGAAACCGGGACGGCTTCGGTCCCGATCCCGATACCGATTCGAAGGGGCCTAGGCTGTTTCCCGGAGGCCGTCTTGCGGGGAGGCTCTCTCCCCATTACCCTCTCTGGCGACGGAGGCACGGTATTTCGCCCCGCGCGACACTCTCGGGGAGACCCATGGCCCACCGGAGCTTTCTCCACGACCTCCACAGCCGCGGGAGCTTCGACCGGGAGCTCTTCGACGGGTTTCGGTTCGAAGAGCCGGGGCCGGAGGCCCTCAGGAAGATCGAGGCGTTCGAGCGCCTGGCGCAGGAGTTCCCCCCCGGGGAGATCGAGCGGGCCGGTGTGGTCCCGCCCGAGGCCCTGGCGGCCATGGGGCGCCTGGGGTTCTTCGGGATGTCGGTGCCCCGGGACTACGGGGGCATGGGCCTGCCGTTCTCCCAGTACCTGAAGGTCGTGGAGCGGATGGCCGTGGTGGACCTCTCCCTGGCTCTGGTCTGCCTGGCCCACCTCTCCATCGGGATTCAGGGGATCGTCCTCTTCGGGACCCACGCCCAGAAGCAGCGGCATCTTCCCCCCGGCGCCGCCGGCGAGACCCTCTTCGCCTACGCCCTTACCGAGCCGGGGGTGGGGTCCGACGCCAAGCACATCGAGACCGTCGCCCGACCCTCCCCCGACGGCACCCACTACGTCCTCAGCGGGCAGAAGACCTACATCACCAATGCCAACTACGCCGGCGCCTTTACCGTGTTCGCCCAGCTTGCCGGCCATCGGCCCGGGTACATGGGGGCCTTCGTGGTGGAGCGCGGGGCGGAAGGCCTCACGGTGGGCGAGGACATGCCCAAGATGGGCCTCAAGGCCAGCTCCACGGCCTTTGTGCGCTTCGAGGACGTGAGGGTTCCGGCGGAGAACCTCCTGGGGCGGCCCGGGGAAGGGTTTCGCATCGCCATGACCGTGCTGAGCTACGGGCGTCTGGCTGTGTGCGCCGCGGGGGTGGGGCTGGCGGAACGCTCGGTGGAGGACATGGTGCGGCGCGCCGCGACCCGGCGCCAGTTCGGAGTCCCCATCGCCCGCTTCGAGCTCGTGCAGGAGAAGCTCGCCTCGGCCGCGGCGAACGCCTTCGCCGGCGCCGCCATGGTGGCCTTCGCGGCC from Thermodesulfobacteriota bacterium includes the following:
- the hgcA gene encoding mercury methylation corrinoid protein HgcA yields the protein MAEPACCPTAEEPTPEPHSPAGRELPGYHLWPFVEGWLETPAGPVPRVRTHLDRADVVGRWQMRWSIGRNRYRLAPGLYAVGTPGPDSPVLVTANYKMTFDALRRDAAGLDAWILVLETHGINVWCAAGKGTFGTAEIVGRVLATCLARVVTHRRLILPQLGAPGVSAKDVRKGCGFSVVYGPVRSADLKVFLAAGMTATPSMRAVTFTAVERLVLTPVELVMALKTAAWAALALFVLAGLGPGFYSLSAAWERGLAAWGALAVA
- a CDS encoding SO_0444 family Cu/Zn efflux transporter, whose product is MPWREFLWEVLGASWHVLADSAPYLLFGFLAAGVLHAFVSSEGVARHLGTGRIRPVVKAALFGIPLPLCSCGVLPAALGLRKKGASKGATVSFLVSTPETGVDSMALTYALMDPVMTVARPVAAFATAVAAGTAESIFGRDEPSPEPPPSSCGCREHSPQESAGRLARAREGLRHAFGDLLGDLAPWLAVGFLGAGLIHVLVPAELVEAHLGSGLLPLLAMLVVGIPMYTCATAATPIAAALVLKGLSPGAALVYLLAGPATSAASLTVVAGTLGVKTTLRYLAAISCGALAAGASLNWVYGALGLSAQAMVGATAEVFPPAVGAASAAVLIALAVWPRLRRLFTAVGSSCACSGTT
- a CDS encoding metalloregulator ArsR/SmtB family transcription factor, with product MEQCDERLVHPEAVEEARRALAEAPAEALAETFRVLGDPTRVRVLLALSRRELCVCDLAELFDVTPSAVSHQLRILRAHRLVKARREGKLAFYSLDDDHVRTLFAEGLRHVMEDRFALA
- a CDS encoding acyl-CoA dehydrogenase family protein, which translates into the protein MAHRSFLHDLHSRGSFDRELFDGFRFEEPGPEALRKIEAFERLAQEFPPGEIERAGVVPPEALAAMGRLGFFGMSVPRDYGGMGLPFSQYLKVVERMAVVDLSLALVCLAHLSIGIQGIVLFGTHAQKQRHLPPGAAGETLFAYALTEPGVGSDAKHIETVARPSPDGTHYVLSGQKTYITNANYAGAFTVFAQLAGHRPGYMGAFVVERGAEGLTVGEDMPKMGLKASSTAFVRFEDVRVPAENLLGRPGEGFRIAMTVLSYGRLAVCAAGVGLAERSVEDMVRRAATRRQFGVPIARFELVQEKLASAAANAFAGAAMVAFAARQLEEDPVANVALETSHCKLFCTTRAWEALYDAMQVAGGSGYLATSPYEKRMRDYRVATIFEGTTEIHSIYPAQLLLRAVGEALPRGALGRLMALVRGAFNPDGWPPPSALSPDPDLRRALTLARRCGRSLRRLLRLALLRYGKGVASREFLLRRLTWLSLREYGLLACVARIDGELRQGRPAVEGKELLSAFVEETVRELPRLCRLRSTRRERLVVAIAKRMSSAAKG